From Syntrophorhabdaceae bacterium, a single genomic window includes:
- the rplL gene encoding 50S ribosomal protein L7/L12, which yields MSITKEEVIQYIENMTVLELSEFVKELEDKFGVQAAMPMMAAGAGAGAAPAAAAAPAEEQTEFTVILAGYEADKKIQVIKVVRAITGLGLKEAKDLVEGAPKPVKEAVSKDEAAKIKKDLEEVSAQVKVE from the coding sequence ATGAGCATCACAAAAGAAGAGGTAATTCAGTACATTGAAAACATGACCGTTCTCGAACTGTCAGAATTTGTGAAGGAGCTGGAAGATAAATTTGGCGTTCAGGCTGCCATGCCTATGATGGCGGCAGGCGCAGGGGCAGGCGCAGCTCCGGCGGCCGCAGCAGCTCCGGCCGAAGAGCAGACGGAATTCACCGTTATCCTCGCTGGTTACGAAGCCGACAAGAAGATACAGGTCATCAAAGTCGTCAGGGCCATCACCGGTCTTGGCCTCAAGGAAGCCAAAGACTTGGTAGAAGGCGCACCCAAGCCGGTTAAAGAAGCTGTATCCAAAGATGAAGCAGCAAAAATCAAGAAAGATCTTGAAGAAGTGAGCGCACAGGTCAAAGTTGAGTAG
- the rpoB gene encoding DNA-directed RNA polymerase subunit beta translates to MRETFHNKIFRKNYGKIKEVLDIPNLIEIQLDSYEKFLQKDLQPPKRENVGLQAVFNSVFPIKDSHETTTLEFVKYEVGDPKNSEEECIFRGLTYAAPMKVTIRLVVWNIDPETKIRDIRAVKEQDVYFGEIPLMTERGTFIINGTERVIVSQLHRSPGVYFDNDQTKSLIGGGLSYTARIIPYRGSWLDFEFDHKELVYVRIDKKKKIPVTLFLKALGYPENEILDYFYEKEKILIKDKKFFKETHLQLLVGQKAPSDIINEKTKEVLVKKHKKITRAIIKKMEQARIHEIHIEEEDVIGKVTSGDIVDPKSKAVLIPVNKEITADDLETLIEKKVKEFDILFIDNLNVSPSLRNTLLVDKVSTKDDALLEIYRKLRPGDPPTIEFAENLIHNMFFSPERYDLSKVGRLKINHRVGVDVPLDVTVLRREDIIEVVRQLLKLKDARGLGDDIDHLGNRRVRTVGELLENQFRMGLVRMERAIKERLTFPEMETLMPHDLVNPKPVATAVKDFFASSQLSQFMDQTNPLSEITHKRRLSALGPGGLTRERAGFEVRDVHPTHYGRICPIETPEGPNIGLIASLSTFAKVNEFGFIEAPYRKVVKGKVTDDVSYLSALEEEQYYIAQANAPVDHAGNLVGDLIPAQKGGGVFLISPEQIDYMDVSPKQLVSASAALIPFLEHDDANRALMGSNMQRQAVPLLVPEAPLIGTGMEKMVGRDSRVTIIAKHDGIIESVDASRIILKYEEKKSGEEPVTKIDVYKLLKFRRSNQDTCINQRVIVNEGDFVKKGDVLADGPSTDSGELALGKNVFVAFMPWRGYNYEDSVLVNERLVKEDTFTSIHIEELECVVRDTKLGKEEVTRDIPNVGDDALKDLDDSGIVRIGATVKPGDILVGKVTPKGETQLTPEEKLLRAIFGEKAGDVKDTSLRVPHGIEGIVTDVKVLSRRGVDKDDRSRTIEDKEVSNILKDQEDQIKIIVESKKTKIADLIAGKTAHADIKDGKGKVLLKKGETFTKEKIDTISFDKLQDIDFKDKDLSGKIAKIVDSKDNQLEIIRLIYEDKINKIKRGDELPPGVIRTIKVYVAMKRKVAVGDKISGRHGNKGIVSVILPEEDMPFMEDGTPIDIVLNPLGVPSRMNAGQILETHLGWAAKELGKRVGELVDSFYKHTCEAASIKKQLKKVFSNGELKGLIDRLSDEDLARLSERMQDGVHIAVPVFDGAKEQEIKDLFKMAGLKDSRQTTLYDGRNGDAFHHQITVGNMYFLKLHHLVDDKIHARSIGPYSLVTQQPLGGKAQFGGQRLGEMEVWALEGYGASFSLQEFLTIKSDDVNGRIRAYEAIVKGEDVLEPNLPESFNVLVKELQGLCIDVELIKEE, encoded by the coding sequence ATGAGAGAAACTTTCCATAACAAAATATTCAGAAAAAATTATGGGAAAATAAAAGAGGTTCTCGATATTCCTAATTTGATTGAAATTCAACTTGACTCTTACGAGAAATTCCTCCAGAAAGATCTTCAACCGCCAAAAAGAGAGAATGTCGGGTTGCAGGCCGTTTTCAACAGTGTCTTTCCTATCAAAGACTCACACGAGACGACAACGCTGGAGTTCGTGAAATATGAAGTTGGGGACCCGAAGAATTCTGAAGAAGAATGTATCTTCCGCGGTCTGACTTACGCCGCCCCCATGAAGGTCACCATAAGGCTCGTTGTATGGAATATCGACCCGGAAACCAAGATACGCGATATCCGGGCCGTAAAGGAACAGGACGTCTACTTCGGTGAAATCCCCCTCATGACGGAGAGAGGGACTTTTATTATCAATGGGACCGAGCGGGTGATTGTGAGCCAGCTGCACAGGTCTCCCGGGGTCTACTTCGATAACGACCAGACAAAATCACTGATCGGTGGCGGACTCTCCTACACTGCGCGAATTATACCGTACAGAGGCTCCTGGCTTGATTTCGAATTTGACCATAAAGAACTTGTTTATGTGAGAATAGATAAGAAGAAAAAGATTCCCGTAACACTCTTTTTGAAGGCGCTCGGGTATCCGGAAAATGAGATCCTGGATTACTTCTATGAAAAAGAGAAGATACTCATCAAAGACAAGAAGTTCTTCAAAGAAACGCACCTTCAGCTTCTTGTGGGCCAGAAGGCGCCGTCCGATATAATAAATGAAAAAACCAAGGAAGTTCTCGTAAAGAAACATAAGAAGATCACCCGGGCAATCATCAAAAAGATGGAGCAGGCGAGGATACACGAGATACACATCGAGGAAGAGGATGTCATCGGAAAAGTAACTTCCGGCGATATCGTGGACCCCAAATCAAAAGCGGTCCTTATACCTGTCAATAAAGAGATCACCGCCGATGACCTCGAAACGCTCATTGAGAAGAAGGTCAAGGAGTTTGATATACTCTTTATCGATAACCTCAATGTGAGCCCCTCTCTGAGAAATACTCTGCTCGTCGACAAAGTGAGCACCAAGGATGATGCACTTCTCGAAATATACCGGAAGCTGAGACCGGGCGACCCGCCTACAATTGAGTTTGCGGAAAACCTGATTCATAATATGTTCTTCAGCCCTGAGCGCTACGACCTTTCGAAAGTGGGCAGGCTCAAGATAAACCACCGCGTCGGGGTCGATGTACCTCTCGATGTAACGGTCTTAAGAAGAGAGGATATTATTGAGGTCGTGAGGCAACTCCTCAAGCTCAAAGACGCACGAGGCCTGGGCGACGACATCGACCACCTGGGAAATAGAAGGGTGAGGACGGTGGGCGAGCTTTTGGAGAACCAGTTCAGAATGGGGCTCGTGAGGATGGAAAGGGCGATCAAGGAAAGACTGACGTTTCCCGAGATGGAGACGCTCATGCCGCATGATCTCGTCAATCCCAAGCCGGTTGCCACTGCGGTAAAGGATTTTTTTGCGAGCAGCCAGCTTTCCCAGTTTATGGACCAGACAAACCCTTTGAGCGAAATTACCCACAAGAGGCGGCTTTCAGCCCTAGGTCCCGGAGGACTCACGCGAGAGCGGGCCGGATTTGAAGTGCGCGACGTTCATCCTACCCACTACGGAAGAATATGTCCTATCGAGACGCCGGAAGGCCCGAACATCGGTCTTATCGCATCCCTTTCGACCTTTGCCAAGGTAAATGAATTCGGTTTTATCGAGGCCCCGTACAGAAAAGTGGTCAAGGGCAAGGTCACAGACGATGTGAGTTACCTGTCCGCCCTCGAAGAGGAACAGTACTATATTGCTCAGGCAAACGCCCCGGTCGATCATGCGGGCAACCTTGTGGGCGATCTTATCCCCGCCCAGAAGGGAGGAGGGGTCTTCCTCATCAGCCCTGAGCAGATCGATTACATGGACGTTTCCCCCAAGCAACTTGTGAGCGCATCAGCTGCGCTTATCCCGTTTCTCGAACATGACGATGCAAACCGCGCGCTCATGGGCTCCAATATGCAGAGACAGGCAGTGCCTCTTCTTGTTCCTGAGGCTCCGCTCATCGGCACCGGCATGGAAAAGATGGTAGGAAGAGATTCACGGGTTACAATCATTGCGAAACATGATGGAATTATCGAGAGCGTTGACGCGAGTCGCATTATCCTCAAATACGAGGAGAAGAAGAGCGGAGAAGAGCCGGTAACCAAGATCGATGTGTATAAGCTTCTGAAATTCAGACGGTCAAACCAGGACACGTGCATCAACCAGCGCGTGATCGTAAACGAAGGCGACTTCGTGAAAAAAGGCGATGTGCTTGCGGACGGTCCTTCTACAGATAGCGGAGAGCTGGCCCTGGGAAAGAACGTCTTTGTGGCCTTTATGCCCTGGAGGGGATACAATTACGAGGATTCGGTGCTGGTCAATGAACGCCTCGTGAAGGAGGATACGTTTACCTCCATCCACATCGAAGAACTTGAATGCGTTGTCCGTGACACCAAGCTTGGAAAAGAAGAGGTGACAAGGGATATCCCCAACGTTGGCGATGATGCGCTGAAAGACCTTGACGACAGTGGTATCGTCCGTATCGGTGCGACGGTCAAGCCCGGGGATATACTCGTGGGAAAGGTCACGCCCAAAGGCGAGACACAGCTCACTCCCGAGGAAAAACTGCTCCGCGCTATATTCGGAGAAAAGGCGGGCGACGTGAAAGACACGAGCCTGCGCGTGCCCCACGGTATCGAGGGCATTGTCACCGATGTAAAGGTACTGTCAAGGCGAGGCGTGGACAAGGATGACAGGAGCCGTACCATCGAGGACAAGGAAGTATCCAATATCCTCAAGGATCAAGAAGATCAGATCAAGATCATCGTGGAAAGCAAGAAGACGAAGATTGCAGACCTTATTGCCGGGAAGACTGCCCATGCCGATATCAAAGACGGCAAGGGCAAGGTGTTGCTCAAGAAGGGTGAAACATTTACCAAGGAGAAGATCGACACGATCAGTTTTGACAAATTGCAGGATATAGATTTCAAAGACAAAGACCTTTCGGGAAAGATCGCGAAGATCGTCGATAGCAAAGACAATCAGCTTGAAATTATTCGGCTCATATATGAAGACAAGATAAACAAGATCAAAAGGGGCGATGAACTGCCCCCCGGTGTGATCAGGACCATCAAGGTATATGTAGCTATGAAAAGAAAGGTGGCCGTCGGAGACAAGATATCCGGTCGGCACGGTAACAAGGGCATCGTATCGGTTATCCTTCCGGAAGAAGATATGCCCTTTATGGAAGACGGCACCCCTATCGATATCGTGCTCAATCCCCTGGGCGTGCCTTCGAGAATGAACGCCGGCCAGATTCTTGAGACCCATCTCGGATGGGCCGCCAAGGAACTCGGCAAGAGGGTGGGAGAGCTTGTCGACAGTTTCTACAAACATACCTGCGAAGCGGCTTCCATCAAGAAACAGCTCAAAAAGGTTTTTTCCAACGGAGAGCTGAAGGGGCTCATCGACAGGTTGAGTGACGAGGACCTCGCGCGGCTTTCCGAGCGAATGCAAGATGGCGTGCACATCGCAGTGCCTGTTTTTGACGGCGCAAAAGAACAGGAGATCAAAGACCTTTTCAAAATGGCCGGATTGAAGGACAGCAGGCAGACAACGCTCTATGACGGAAGAAACGGCGACGCCTTTCATCACCAGATCACCGTGGGAAATATGTACTTTCTCAAATTGCACCACCTTGTTGATGACAAGATCCATGCACGGTCTATCGGACCGTACTCTCTTGTTACGCAGCAGCCTCTTGGCGGAAAGGCGCAGTTTGGCGGTCAGAGGCTCGGTGAAATGGAAGTGTGGGCCCTCGAGGGATACGGAGCTTCTTTCTCCCTCCAGGAATTTCTCACCATTAAGTCGGATGATGTGAACGGCAGGATCAGGGCCTACGAAGCGATCGTCAAGGGTGAAGATGTGCTGGAACCCAATCTGCCGGAATCGTTTAACGTACTGGTTAAAGAGCTGCAGGGTTTGTGTATCGATGTAGAACTGATCAAGGAAGAGTAA
- the rplJ gene encoding 50S ribosomal protein L10 has translation MERQKKEKVVQELGSKLSKLEYLFLAEYSGMSVAQITRLRRELRSVDTEFTVIKNSLMKIASKGTKAEALQDKFDGPNAIISIYKDPIGAARVVASIVKDVPSLKLKAGYLGTRLITAEDILKLATLPSREALLGKLVGVLKGQPSRLVYALSGNLSKLMLVLNSIKNQKEQHA, from the coding sequence TTGGAGAGACAAAAGAAAGAAAAAGTCGTTCAAGAATTAGGGTCAAAACTGAGTAAGCTCGAGTATTTATTTCTGGCCGAGTACAGCGGTATGAGCGTAGCGCAGATAACGCGTCTGCGCAGAGAGCTTCGGAGCGTTGATACGGAATTCACCGTCATCAAAAACAGTCTCATGAAGATCGCATCGAAAGGCACGAAAGCAGAAGCTTTACAGGACAAGTTTGATGGTCCGAACGCGATCATCAGCATTTACAAAGACCCGATCGGCGCTGCCCGTGTCGTCGCAAGCATCGTGAAGGATGTCCCGAGCCTGAAGCTCAAAGCAGGGTATCTCGGCACACGGCTCATTACGGCAGAGGATATTCTAAAACTCGCCACACTGCCGTCAAGGGAAGCATTGCTCGGCAAGCTTGTCGGCGTACTGAAGGGCCAGCCGTCAAGGCTTGTCTACGCTTTATCGGGAAATCTGAGTAAGCTTATGCTCGTATTGAATTCGATCAAAAACCAAAAAGAACAGCATGCATAA
- the secE gene encoding preprotein translocase subunit SecE: MEYKEKLEGITNYFREVYMEAKRVTWPSRKDALKGTYIVLITVFVTALFLGIVDIGLAKIIQNLIR, encoded by the coding sequence ATGGAATATAAGGAGAAGCTCGAAGGCATAACCAACTATTTTAGGGAAGTATATATGGAGGCAAAAAGGGTCACCTGGCCGTCAAGAAAGGATGCCCTGAAGGGGACCTATATTGTGCTCATAACGGTTTTTGTTACAGCCCTGTTTCTTGGGATTGTCGATATAGGGCTCGCAAAGATCATACAGAACCTTATACGGTAA
- the nusG gene encoding transcription termination/antitermination protein NusG, protein MERKWYVVHTYSGYEQKVRELLEENIKINKMEDYFGDIIVPSEIIMEKVKGQVKKSQRTVFPGYIIVNMAMNDTTWHFVRNTPKVTGFVGYDKMNPPPLPEKEVSDIINAIQEGKGKIKPKIRFEKGDGVKVTEGPFTNFTGNVEEIKPEKGKVKVLLNIFGRTTPVELDFIQIEKI, encoded by the coding sequence ATGGAAAGAAAATGGTATGTGGTGCATACGTATTCGGGATACGAGCAGAAGGTGCGGGAACTGCTTGAGGAGAATATCAAGATCAACAAGATGGAGGACTATTTCGGGGACATTATTGTTCCTTCTGAGATTATCATGGAGAAGGTAAAGGGCCAGGTAAAGAAATCACAAAGGACCGTGTTCCCGGGCTATATAATCGTCAACATGGCAATGAACGACACGACCTGGCACTTCGTGCGAAACACGCCAAAAGTCACCGGTTTTGTGGGATACGATAAGATGAACCCCCCTCCGCTGCCGGAGAAAGAGGTAAGCGATATCATCAATGCGATCCAGGAAGGCAAGGGTAAGATAAAACCGAAGATTCGTTTTGAAAAGGGGGACGGGGTCAAGGTAACCGAAGGCCCTTTTACGAACTTCACGGGTAATGTAGAAGAGATAAAACCGGAAAAAGGCAAGGTCAAGGTGCTCCTCAATATATTCGGACGCACGACCCCTGTCGAACTGGATTTCATACAGATAGAAAAAATCTAA
- the rplA gene encoding 50S ribosomal protein L1 — MATSGKKYSAARDKIDREKRYDMDEALNLLPQVKYSKFDETVEVAFRLGVDPRHADQMVRGSVALPNGLGKKVVVLVFAKGQKEKEAQDAGADYVGADDLIEKVQKGWTDFDKAIATPDMMGAVSKLGKILGPRGLMPNPKVGTVTFDIAKTVQEMKAGRVEFRVDKAGNLHVPVGKISFGKEKLMENVNTLLDAVMRLKPPSSKGTYIKGFAISTTMSPGIKIDPAYARNLTK; from the coding sequence ATGGCGACTTCAGGGAAAAAATATTCGGCAGCACGGGATAAAATAGATCGGGAAAAACGATACGACATGGATGAAGCCCTCAATCTTCTGCCGCAGGTGAAATACTCCAAATTTGATGAGACGGTCGAGGTTGCATTCAGGCTTGGTGTTGATCCTAGACATGCCGACCAGATGGTAAGGGGCAGCGTGGCCCTTCCCAACGGACTCGGCAAAAAGGTGGTCGTACTCGTGTTTGCCAAAGGCCAAAAGGAAAAAGAGGCCCAGGATGCAGGCGCTGACTATGTAGGGGCCGATGACCTTATAGAGAAGGTCCAGAAGGGCTGGACTGATTTCGATAAAGCCATTGCAACGCCCGATATGATGGGCGCCGTGAGCAAACTGGGTAAGATACTTGGTCCGAGAGGACTCATGCCCAATCCGAAAGTGGGAACCGTGACCTTTGATATCGCCAAAACCGTCCAGGAGATGAAAGCCGGTAGGGTCGAATTCAGAGTGGATAAGGCGGGCAATCTCCACGTTCCTGTGGGAAAGATCAGTTTCGGAAAGGAGAAACTTATGGAAAACGTAAACACGCTCCTCGACGCGGTAATGCGATTGAAGCCGCCATCAAGCAAAGGCACATATATTAAGGGATTTGCAATCAGCACGACCATGAGCCCAGGCATAAAGATTGATCCTGCCTATGCTCGGAACCTGACAAAATAG
- the rplK gene encoding 50S ribosomal protein L11 yields MAKKVVALVKLQLQAGQATPSPPVGPALGQHGVNIMEFCKAFNEKTRSQEGTVIPALITIYSDRTFSFITKTPPATFLIKKAAKLAKGAHTPRKEVVGSIPKSSIKEIAQLKMVDLNAKNLEGAMRIIEGSARSMGLEVVEG; encoded by the coding sequence ATGGCAAAAAAAGTAGTGGCATTGGTGAAATTGCAATTGCAGGCCGGTCAGGCCACACCGTCTCCTCCTGTAGGCCCGGCACTCGGTCAGCATGGCGTCAATATCATGGAATTCTGCAAAGCCTTTAATGAGAAGACAAGAAGCCAGGAAGGTACGGTCATCCCGGCATTGATAACAATTTATTCGGATAGAACGTTCAGCTTTATTACAAAAACGCCGCCGGCAACATTTCTCATCAAGAAGGCAGCAAAGCTGGCAAAGGGCGCCCACACTCCAAGAAAGGAAGTCGTAGGAAGCATCCCTAAGTCTTCGATCAAAGAGATCGCACAGCTCAAGATGGTGGATTTGAATGCGAAGAACCTGGAAGGGGCTATGCGGATTATCGAAGGATCTGCGAGAAGCATGGGACTTGAAGTGGTGGAGGGATAG
- the rpmG gene encoding 50S ribosomal protein L33, protein MRQLVTLACAECKNRNYNTTKNKQKTPDRLEIKKYCKVCRRHTNHKETK, encoded by the coding sequence ATGAGGCAACTTGTAACATTAGCCTGTGCAGAATGCAAGAACAGGAATTATAATACTACCAAGAACAAACAAAAGACACCCGACAGACTGGAGATCAAGAAGTACTGTAAGGTCTGCAGAAGGCACACTAACCACAAGGAGACCAAATAA